The genomic window CGCTTATAATTATTGTTCTTGCAATGTTCGGGTCAATGGGGTCAAAAGAGTATTACAGTACGCTTAATCTTCCAAAAGGCGCTCCTCCTTCATGGCTTTTCCCTGTTGCGTGGGGAATAATTTATACACTTATAATTATTGCTGCCATAATTATAGTTGTTAAAGCAAAAGACGGAATGTATAAAAAAGATGCCATATCTTTTTATTATACACAACTTCTTGTAAATGCTTTCTGGCCGTATCTTTTCTTTGTGTTTAAAACGCCTCTTCTTGCATTTTTATGGCTTATTCTTCTTTTGGTCTTAGTGGTGATTAATGCATTGAAATTCTACAATCTTAATAAAATTTCAGGATATTTGTATATTCCTTATATACTGTGGCTCCTGTATGCAGGATATATTAACCTGTTTGTAGCACTTCTTAATTAGATAGGTATTTGAGGCAACTTAAAAATTGCAAATTTTTTATTGTTAAAAGTTATAGAGGGCGTTTAAAAGTTAACTTTTAAACGCTCTCTTTCTCTTATTTAGGGGGAATAGGTAAAAAACTTCAGACCCATTAGTAGATGTTTAAAATATCTTCTCTTAAAGTTTCGTCACTCGTTTCAAGTCGTGTCAGACTTTCAGGGACTTTTCCTACAATTATACTTTCACAAAGAGGAATTTTTGATGTAACTTCGGTTTTTGAGTAAATACCTGTAGGCATAAGAATAGATGCAGTTGATTTTACCTCTAAGTAAATTTCGTGTTTTGTCTGATTTATTCCTGCCTCAACGAACGAATTTTTAAAGTCAATTGATACTCTCCCTGATGGGACAAGTTTTACTTTAAGTTTCGGGCCAAGTCCTGCAAGTGTATCAATTTTAGTTAAATTTCCAATGGGTATATTTATTATTATATCAGATAATGAGTTGATTTTTTCATTTATATTAAGTGTGAATTCCGATTTTAAACGGTTTGCAGTAACTAAGTTCGTCATAAGTGCGGATACTTTCCCCTCGTTATCGGAAATTAAAGTTA from Oscillospiraceae bacterium includes these protein-coding regions:
- the yunB gene encoding sporulation protein YunB; this encodes MRKSPNFRRYKFKLKTSIAKISFFKIISVILIVIVFFVFVNVYNNAYKPQIKNLSEQRANYILNNAVNSGIGEVILKNELLYEDMVTLISDNEGKVSALMTNLVTANRLKSEFTLNINEKINSLSDIIINIPIGNLTKIDTLAGLGPKLKVKLVPSGRVSIDFKNSFVEAGINQTKHEIYLEVKSTASILMPTGIYSKTEVTSKIPLCESIIVGKVPESLTRLETSDETLREDILNIY
- a CDS encoding tryptophan-rich sensory protein, which codes for MSNKTKNVLKTVFYSLIIIVLAMFGSMGSKEYYSTLNLPKGAPPSWLFPVAWGIIYTLIIIAAIIIVVKAKDGMYKKDAISFYYTQLLVNAFWPYLFFVFKTPLLAFLWLILLLVLVVINALKFYNLNKISGYLYIPYILWLLYAGYINLFVALLN